The following proteins come from a genomic window of bacterium:
- the hflX gene encoding GTPase HflX, which yields MKKIVDLSKEKIKEIVVTVGMQYGPSDKWHVRDSLAELKQLAYTAGGTVIKEFTTVRNAPTPAHFVGKGKLEEIRVFCEGAGVTTVVFDDDLSPAQKKNLTEELKTKVLDRTELILDIFALHAVTAEGKLQIEKAQLEYLLPRLRRAWTHLSRQEGGIGMRGPGERQLEVDRRRVKERIYHLDAKLKELREARGLRRKKRQAVPVTVISIIGYTNAGKSTLLNSLTGAGVLVEDKLFATLDTTTRMYFLPSGQKVLLTDTVGFLNKLPHGLIESFKATLEEVTESDLLLYILDSSREDALEQDKAVKEVLKELKADGKPAIKVFNKCDIETSAGNIAGLKRFYPDGIEISALKKQGFEKLNDKIQSEIDKILVTQEYRIPVRDYHLVNRFYEMGNVKKVEYKDDEIVIIAETPARLSAEMKRYRR from the coding sequence TTGAAAAAGATTGTAGATCTCAGCAAAGAGAAAATAAAAGAGATAGTCGTGACAGTGGGCATGCAGTACGGGCCCTCAGACAAATGGCATGTCAGGGATTCCCTTGCAGAACTTAAACAGCTGGCATATACCGCCGGCGGAACCGTTATAAAAGAATTTACCACGGTGAGAAATGCCCCGACGCCCGCTCATTTTGTCGGCAAAGGTAAACTCGAGGAAATCCGGGTGTTTTGCGAAGGCGCGGGTGTGACGACGGTTGTTTTTGATGACGACCTTTCGCCTGCCCAGAAAAAGAACCTGACAGAAGAGCTCAAGACAAAGGTATTGGACAGGACCGAACTTATACTTGATATATTCGCTCTTCACGCCGTCACGGCCGAAGGAAAACTTCAGATAGAAAAGGCCCAGCTTGAATACCTTCTTCCAAGGTTGAGAAGGGCGTGGACCCATCTTTCGAGGCAGGAAGGCGGGATAGGGATGAGAGGTCCCGGGGAAAGACAGCTTGAAGTCGACAGGAGGCGGGTTAAAGAGAGGATATATCATTTAGACGCCAAACTTAAGGAACTGAGGGAAGCGCGGGGTTTGAGAAGAAAAAAACGCCAGGCTGTCCCTGTCACTGTCATATCCATAATAGGTTATACCAACGCGGGCAAGTCAACATTACTCAACTCCCTGACCGGCGCCGGAGTCCTTGTCGAAGATAAATTGTTCGCTACACTTGATACCACAACAAGGATGTATTTTCTTCCGTCGGGCCAGAAGGTGCTTTTGACCGATACCGTCGGTTTCCTGAACAAGCTTCCGCACGGCCTTATCGAATCTTTTAAAGCGACGCTTGAGGAAGTCACCGAGTCGGACCTGTTGCTTTATATCCTTGATTCGAGCCGTGAAGATGCGCTCGAACAGGATAAAGCCGTTAAAGAAGTGCTCAAAGAACTTAAAGCCGACGGCAAGCCCGCAATAAAAGTTTTCAATAAATGCGATATCGAAACATCCGCGGGTAATATCGCCGGGCTTAAGAGGTTTTATCCCGACGGGATAGAAATATCGGCCCTTAAGAAACAGGGTTTTGAAAAACTTAACGATAAAATCCAGTCAGAGATAGACAAAATCCTTGTAACGCAGGAATACAGGATACCCGTCAGGGATTATCATCTTGTAAACAGGTTTTATGAAATGGGAAATGTAAAGAAGGTCGAATACAAGGATGATGAAATAGTGATTATCGCCGAAACGCCGGCAAGGTTGTCGGCTGAAATGAAGAGATATAGAAGATAG
- a CDS encoding GxxExxY protein: MYIDSKTKNAVLDNEFIYKNEAYKILGACFEVYNELGTGFLEAIYQECLRIEFSKRKVPFIEKPSLTVKYKGEQLKQKYEPDFICFDEVIVEIKAVKSIAEEHKAQIHNYLKVTGKRLGFLINFGSYPGIEYQRIIR, translated from the coding sequence ATGTATATAGACAGCAAGACAAAAAACGCAGTATTAGATAATGAATTTATATACAAGAATGAAGCATATAAAATTCTTGGCGCTTGTTTTGAGGTATATAATGAACTTGGAACTGGTTTTCTTGAGGCGATATATCAAGAATGTTTGAGAATAGAGTTTTCTAAAAGAAAAGTTCCATTTATAGAAAAACCGTCATTGACAGTGAAGTATAAGGGAGAACAGTTAAAGCAGAAATATGAACCTGATTTTATATGTTTTGACGAAGTTATTGTTGAGATAAAGGCGGTAAAATCTATAGCAGAAGAACATAAAGCGCAAATACACAATTATTTAAAGGTAACAGGTAAACGTTTAGGTTTTTTAATTAACTTTGGCAGCTATCCCGGAATAGAATATCAGAGAATTATTAGATGA
- the miaA gene encoding tRNA (adenosine(37)-N6)-dimethylallyltransferase MiaA → MAVKLAEKIDAEVISADSMQVYKCLNIGTAKPSSAELGKIKYHLINIKSINEEYNAGIFVESALKCIKEILAKKKNVIVAGGTGLYARGLLYGLKETCPGDKDFRGKAELKDTKELYKELKSTDPEAAQSIGPHNRRRIIRALEVYYVSGKKFSENGNWDTAKRPEIFGRRCVVFGLDMDRAGLYRRIEERVDRMVKAGLAEEAEKVIKSPDFKDSTAVQAIGYKEFIPCFEGSVTLDEAIEALKKNTRNFAKRQMTWFRKEKWVNWIKVDDMTAAEVAEKIENCIKIRT, encoded by the coding sequence ATTGCCGTTAAACTTGCCGAAAAAATAGACGCTGAGGTGATTTCGGCAGACTCTATGCAGGTGTATAAATGCCTTAATATAGGGACAGCAAAGCCGTCTTCCGCCGAATTAGGAAAAATAAAATACCACCTTATAAATATTAAAAGCATTAATGAAGAATATAACGCCGGAATTTTTGTCGAGAGCGCTTTAAAATGCATAAAAGAGATATTGGCGAAAAAGAAGAATGTTATCGTCGCGGGAGGGACAGGACTATATGCGAGAGGCCTGCTCTACGGGCTGAAAGAAACCTGTCCCGGAGATAAGGATTTCAGGGGCAAAGCGGAGTTGAAAGACACAAAAGAACTTTATAAAGAGTTAAAGTCAACTGACCCCGAAGCGGCGCAATCGATCGGGCCCCATAACAGGAGAAGGATTATCCGCGCTTTGGAAGTCTATTATGTTTCCGGAAAGAAATTTTCGGAAAACGGGAACTGGGATACCGCAAAAAGACCCGAGATATTCGGAAGAAGATGCGTTGTATTCGGGCTTGATATGGACAGAGCCGGGCTTTACAGGAGGATCGAAGAACGGGTCGACAGAATGGTTAAAGCCGGTTTGGCTGAAGAGGCCGAAAAAGTTATTAAATCCCCTGATTTTAAAGATTCCACCGCTGTGCAGGCGATAGGTTACAAAGAATTTATCCCTTGTTTTGAAGGAAGTGTTACACTGGATGAGGCGATTGAAGCGCTTAAAAAGAATACGAGGAATTTCGCGAAGAGGCAGATGACATGGTTCAGGAAGGAAAAATGGGTGAACTGGATAAAGGTTGATGATATGACGGCGGCGGAGGTTGCGGAGAAAATTGAAAACTGTATTAAAATCAGAACATAG